The following coding sequences are from one Nicotiana tabacum cultivar K326 chromosome 1, ASM71507v2, whole genome shotgun sequence window:
- the LOC107821604 gene encoding small heat shock protein, chloroplastic, whose translation MATSLVLRRATTASALFNRLVTPVRSASVAPSVFRSFNTNAQMTTFDDDDDRSVDVDRRSDPSVSRRRDSFPSFFPDVFDPFSPPRSVSQLLNMMDQMMDTPFTAPRGMGTGVGSRRGWDVREDDDALHIKMDMPGLDKENVKVSVEQNTLIIKGEGEKESEDEEYRRRYSTRLEIPQNLYKLDEIKAEMKNGVLKVAVPKVKEDERKDVFHVQVD comes from the exons ATGGCAACTTCACTTGTTCTCAGAAGGGCGACCACCGCCTCAGCACTCTTCAACAGGCTCGTCACCCCTGTTCGCTCTGCCTCTGTTGCTCCCTCTGTTTTCCGATCCTTCAACACCAACGCTCAGATGACAACTTTTGACGATGACGATGATCGCAGCGTTGATGTTGACCGCCGCTCCGATCCCTCCGTCTCTCGCCGCCGCGACTCTTTTCCTAGCTTCTTCCCAG ATGTGTTTGatccattttcaccaccaaggAGCGTGAGCCAACTACTAAACATGATGGACCAAATGATGGATACTCCATTCACGGCACCGCGTGGCATGGGCACCGGAGTCGGATCAAGGAGAGGATGGGACGTGAGAGAAGATGATGATGCCTTGCATATTAAAATGGACATGCCTGGGCTTGACAAGGAAAACGTGAAGGTATCAGTGGAGCAGAACACGTTGATTATCAAAGGAGAAGGGGAGAAAGAATCAGAGGATGAAGAGTATAGGAGAAGGTACTCTACCAGACTTGAAATTCCTCAAAATCTCTACAAATTGGATGAGATTAAGGCGGAGATGAAGAATGGTGTTCTTAAGGTGGCGGTTCCTAAGGTGAAGGAAGATGAGAGGAAAGATGTTTTCCATGTTCAAGTTGATTGA
- the LOC107820532 gene encoding phosphatidylinositol/phosphatidylcholine transfer protein SFH11-like isoform X1, whose translation MQTSKDTFKEILISAGIRGSKRSSSSKESQSIKQKAKILHPPIETFWQLPPTKEHKKSTGSRTLKTIMSLSLKKGVQKSKSLRTILEGSHEPKDEQTVDSFRQLLFLEGQLPGKHSEYHTLLRFLRMRDYDLTKAKNMYLNYLKWREEFHVDALSEELNFEEFNEVKNCYPHGFHGVDRYGRPIYIERIGMVNLNRLLEVTTIERFVKYHVTEQEKTLNWRYPACSLAAKKHIASTVSILDVKDVGMSNFSKPARYLFLEIQKIDSHYYPETLHRLFIINAGSGFKVLWKAIKTFLDQRTLAKIQVLGSNYSKTLLEVIDPSNLPTFFGGNCTCSDYGGCLFSDKGPWNDPAVTTILQAMVEAEEENGNDEKNGSATKDAFGGVTDNVHIKDVYDATPSRNGTFEIARLTNQPFLQKILTLQSVVNDTKTKIQALEAALKDTKSVIEGLGQPIEELKNQIIVSNIRG comes from the exons ATGCAAACATCAAAAGATACCTTTAAGGAAATATTAATTTCCGCTGGTATTAGAGGGAGCAAACGATCTTCGAGTTCTAAGGAAAGCCAATCTATTAAACAGAAGGCCAAAATTCTCCATCCCCCTATTGAAACATTTTGGCAGTTACCTCCAACAAAAGAGCACAAGAAGTCTACCGGATCAAGAACCTTAAAAACCATAATGTCGTTGTCGTTAAAGAAGGGAGTTCAAAAGAGCAAAAGTCTACGAACAATTCTTGAAGGATCACATGAGCCTAAAGATGAACAAACTGTTGACTCGTTTCGTCAGTTGCTTTTTCTTGAGGGTCAGCTGCCAGGAAAACATAGTGAGTATCATACACTTTTAAG ATTTCTTAGAATGAGGGACTATGATCTTACAAAAGCGAAGAATATGTATTTGAACTATCTGAAGTGGCGAGAGGAGTTTCATGTCGATGCACTTTCTGAG GAACTTAACTTTGAGGAATTTAATGAGGTTAAAAATTGTTATCCTCATGGATTTCATGGAGTCGATAGATATGGTCGACCAATTTACATTGAAAGAATTGGAATGGTAAATCTCAATAGGCTCCTTGAAGTAACTACTATTGAGAGATTTGTGAAATATCATGTGACTGAACAAGAGAAAACATTGAACTGGAGGTACCCTGCTTGTTCACTTGCTGCAAAGAAGCATATAGCTTCCACCGTCAGCATCTTGGATGTGAAGGATGTG GGAATGTCGAATTTTTCAAAGCCTGCGAGGTATCTCTTTCTGGAAATTCAGAAGATTGACAGTCACTATTATCCAGAG ACATTACATCGGCTTTTTATCATTAATGCTGGATCTGGATTTAAGGTCCTGTGGAAAGCAATCAAGACATTTCTTGATCAACGCACCCTAGCAAAGATTCAA GTTCTTGGTAGCAACTACTCGAAGACCTTACTTGAAGTTATTGATCCGAG TAACCTTCCAACTTTCTTTGGTGGCAACTGCACATGTTCCGATTATGGAGGTTGCCTCTTTAGCGACAAAGGACCATGGAATGACCCTGCCGTTACAACTATACTTCAG GCAATGGTTGAAGCTGAAGAGGAGAATGGCAATGACGAAAAGAACGGTTCTGCTACAAAAGATGCCTTTGGTGGTGTTACT GATAATGTACATATTAAGGATGTCTATGATGCGACTCCGTCAAGAAATGGTACATTTGAGATAGCAAGACTTACTAATCAGCCATTTCTACAGAAGATCCTAACACTTCAAAGTGTTGTAAATGACACAAAAACA AAAATCCAGGCATTGGAAGCTGCTCTTAAGGACACGAAATCG gTTATAGAAGGACTTGGGCAACCAATTGAAGAGctgaaaaatcaaattatagtaTCAAATATAAGAGGCTGA
- the LOC107820532 gene encoding phosphatidylinositol/phosphatidylcholine transfer protein SFH11-like isoform X2 yields the protein MQTSKDTFKEILISAGIRGSKRSSSSKESQSIKQKAKILHPPIETFWQLPPTKEHKKSTGSRTLKTIMSLSLKKGVQKSKSLRTILEGSHEPKDEQTVDSFRQLLFLEGQLPGKHSEYHTLLRFLRMRDYDLTKAKNMYLNYLKWREEFHVDALSEELNFEEFNEVKNCYPHGFHGVDRYGRPIYIERIGMVNLNRLLEVTTIERFVKYHVTEQEKTLNWRYPACSLAAKKHIASTVSILDVKDVGMSNFSKPARYLFLEIQKIDSHYYPETLHRLFIINAGSGFKVLWKAIKTFLDQRTLAKIQVLGSNYSKTLLEVIDPSNLPTFFGGNCTCSDYGGCLFSDKGPWNDPAVTTILQAMVEAEEENGNDEKNGSATKDAFGGVTDNVHIKDVYDATPSRNGTFEIARLTNQPFLQKILTLQSVVNDTKTKIQALEAALKDTKSVKGLGQPIEELKNQIIVSNIRG from the exons ATGCAAACATCAAAAGATACCTTTAAGGAAATATTAATTTCCGCTGGTATTAGAGGGAGCAAACGATCTTCGAGTTCTAAGGAAAGCCAATCTATTAAACAGAAGGCCAAAATTCTCCATCCCCCTATTGAAACATTTTGGCAGTTACCTCCAACAAAAGAGCACAAGAAGTCTACCGGATCAAGAACCTTAAAAACCATAATGTCGTTGTCGTTAAAGAAGGGAGTTCAAAAGAGCAAAAGTCTACGAACAATTCTTGAAGGATCACATGAGCCTAAAGATGAACAAACTGTTGACTCGTTTCGTCAGTTGCTTTTTCTTGAGGGTCAGCTGCCAGGAAAACATAGTGAGTATCATACACTTTTAAG ATTTCTTAGAATGAGGGACTATGATCTTACAAAAGCGAAGAATATGTATTTGAACTATCTGAAGTGGCGAGAGGAGTTTCATGTCGATGCACTTTCTGAG GAACTTAACTTTGAGGAATTTAATGAGGTTAAAAATTGTTATCCTCATGGATTTCATGGAGTCGATAGATATGGTCGACCAATTTACATTGAAAGAATTGGAATGGTAAATCTCAATAGGCTCCTTGAAGTAACTACTATTGAGAGATTTGTGAAATATCATGTGACTGAACAAGAGAAAACATTGAACTGGAGGTACCCTGCTTGTTCACTTGCTGCAAAGAAGCATATAGCTTCCACCGTCAGCATCTTGGATGTGAAGGATGTG GGAATGTCGAATTTTTCAAAGCCTGCGAGGTATCTCTTTCTGGAAATTCAGAAGATTGACAGTCACTATTATCCAGAG ACATTACATCGGCTTTTTATCATTAATGCTGGATCTGGATTTAAGGTCCTGTGGAAAGCAATCAAGACATTTCTTGATCAACGCACCCTAGCAAAGATTCAA GTTCTTGGTAGCAACTACTCGAAGACCTTACTTGAAGTTATTGATCCGAG TAACCTTCCAACTTTCTTTGGTGGCAACTGCACATGTTCCGATTATGGAGGTTGCCTCTTTAGCGACAAAGGACCATGGAATGACCCTGCCGTTACAACTATACTTCAG GCAATGGTTGAAGCTGAAGAGGAGAATGGCAATGACGAAAAGAACGGTTCTGCTACAAAAGATGCCTTTGGTGGTGTTACT GATAATGTACATATTAAGGATGTCTATGATGCGACTCCGTCAAGAAATGGTACATTTGAGATAGCAAGACTTACTAATCAGCCATTTCTACAGAAGATCCTAACACTTCAAAGTGTTGTAAATGACACAAAAACA AAAATCCAGGCATTGGAAGCTGCTCTTAAGGACACGAAATCGGTTA AAGGACTTGGGCAACCAATTGAAGAGctgaaaaatcaaattatagtaTCAAATATAAGAGGCTGA
- the LOC107820532 gene encoding phosphatidylinositol/phosphatidylcholine transfer protein SFH11-like isoform X3, which translates to MQTSKDTFKEILISAGIRGSKRSSSSKESQSIKQKAKILHPPIETFWQLPPTKEHKKSTGSRTLKTIMSLSLKKGVQKSKSLRTILEGSHEPKDEQTVDSFRQLLFLEGQLPGKHSEYHTLLRFLRMRDYDLTKAKNMYLNYLKWREEFHVDALSEELNFEEFNEVKNCYPHGFHGVDRYGRPIYIERIGMVNLNRLLEVTTIERFVKYHVTEQEKTLNWRYPACSLAAKKHIASTVSILDVKDVGMSNFSKPARYLFLEIQKIDSHYYPETLHRLFIINAGSGFKVLWKAIKTFLDQRTLAKIQVLGSNYSKTLLEVIDPSNLPTFFGGNCTCSDYGGCLFSDKGPWNDPAVTTILQAMVEAEEENGNDEKNGSATKDAFGGVTDNVHIKDVYDATPSRNGTFEIARLTNQPFLQKILTLQSVVNDTKTVYGTENPGIGSCS; encoded by the exons ATGCAAACATCAAAAGATACCTTTAAGGAAATATTAATTTCCGCTGGTATTAGAGGGAGCAAACGATCTTCGAGTTCTAAGGAAAGCCAATCTATTAAACAGAAGGCCAAAATTCTCCATCCCCCTATTGAAACATTTTGGCAGTTACCTCCAACAAAAGAGCACAAGAAGTCTACCGGATCAAGAACCTTAAAAACCATAATGTCGTTGTCGTTAAAGAAGGGAGTTCAAAAGAGCAAAAGTCTACGAACAATTCTTGAAGGATCACATGAGCCTAAAGATGAACAAACTGTTGACTCGTTTCGTCAGTTGCTTTTTCTTGAGGGTCAGCTGCCAGGAAAACATAGTGAGTATCATACACTTTTAAG ATTTCTTAGAATGAGGGACTATGATCTTACAAAAGCGAAGAATATGTATTTGAACTATCTGAAGTGGCGAGAGGAGTTTCATGTCGATGCACTTTCTGAG GAACTTAACTTTGAGGAATTTAATGAGGTTAAAAATTGTTATCCTCATGGATTTCATGGAGTCGATAGATATGGTCGACCAATTTACATTGAAAGAATTGGAATGGTAAATCTCAATAGGCTCCTTGAAGTAACTACTATTGAGAGATTTGTGAAATATCATGTGACTGAACAAGAGAAAACATTGAACTGGAGGTACCCTGCTTGTTCACTTGCTGCAAAGAAGCATATAGCTTCCACCGTCAGCATCTTGGATGTGAAGGATGTG GGAATGTCGAATTTTTCAAAGCCTGCGAGGTATCTCTTTCTGGAAATTCAGAAGATTGACAGTCACTATTATCCAGAG ACATTACATCGGCTTTTTATCATTAATGCTGGATCTGGATTTAAGGTCCTGTGGAAAGCAATCAAGACATTTCTTGATCAACGCACCCTAGCAAAGATTCAA GTTCTTGGTAGCAACTACTCGAAGACCTTACTTGAAGTTATTGATCCGAG TAACCTTCCAACTTTCTTTGGTGGCAACTGCACATGTTCCGATTATGGAGGTTGCCTCTTTAGCGACAAAGGACCATGGAATGACCCTGCCGTTACAACTATACTTCAG GCAATGGTTGAAGCTGAAGAGGAGAATGGCAATGACGAAAAGAACGGTTCTGCTACAAAAGATGCCTTTGGTGGTGTTACT GATAATGTACATATTAAGGATGTCTATGATGCGACTCCGTCAAGAAATGGTACATTTGAGATAGCAAGACTTACTAATCAGCCATTTCTACAGAAGATCCTAACACTTCAAAGTGTTGTAAATGACACAAAAACA GTTTATGGTACAGAAAATCCAGGCATTGGAAGCTGCTCTTAA